In one Umezawaea sp. Da 62-37 genomic region, the following are encoded:
- a CDS encoding cation:dicarboxylate symporter family transporter, with product MTDTTSRPKRDRTQYLYLAVIVAVLLGIFVGFVFPKFGVALKPVGTGFVALIKMMIAPVIFCTIVLGVGSIRKAATVGKVGGLALGYFMVMSTFALGVGLVVGNIIKPGEGLNLSAAARAAGTKAASAEAQSTTEFLLGIIPQTLVSPLTGGNVLQTLFVALLIGFTIPKIGASGEVILRGVKHFERLVFRVLAMIMWAAPIGAFGAIAAVVGETGWKALASLLQIMLGFYITCLIFVLVILGLVLKVGTGVNILRLLRYLGREFLLIVSTSSSESALPRLVAKMEHLGVSRPVVGITVPTGYSFNLDGTAIYLTMASIFIADAMGTPLAIGEQISLLLFMIIASKGAAGVSGAGIATLAGGLQAHRPDLLDGVGLIVGIDRFMSEARALTNFAGNAVATVLIGNWVGEFDKDHAERVLSGAEPFDEDTMLDREGDKPGDQPEEVTAERV from the coding sequence ATGACAGACACGACGTCGCGCCCGAAGCGCGACCGCACGCAGTACCTCTACCTCGCGGTGATCGTCGCCGTCCTGCTCGGCATCTTCGTCGGCTTCGTCTTCCCCAAGTTCGGAGTCGCCCTCAAGCCGGTCGGGACCGGGTTCGTCGCCCTGATCAAGATGATGATCGCCCCGGTGATCTTCTGCACGATCGTGCTCGGCGTCGGCTCGATCAGGAAGGCGGCCACCGTCGGCAAGGTCGGCGGGCTCGCACTGGGCTACTTCATGGTCATGTCCACGTTCGCACTCGGCGTCGGGCTCGTGGTCGGCAACATCATCAAACCGGGCGAGGGCCTCAACCTGTCCGCCGCCGCGCGGGCCGCGGGCACCAAGGCCGCGAGCGCGGAGGCGCAGTCGACGACCGAATTCCTGCTGGGCATCATCCCGCAGACGCTGGTGTCGCCGTTGACCGGCGGCAACGTCCTGCAAACGCTGTTCGTGGCGCTGCTGATCGGGTTCACGATCCCCAAGATCGGCGCCTCGGGCGAGGTGATCCTGCGCGGGGTGAAGCACTTCGAGCGCCTGGTGTTCCGGGTGCTGGCGATGATCATGTGGGCCGCGCCGATCGGCGCGTTCGGCGCCATCGCGGCCGTGGTCGGCGAGACCGGCTGGAAAGCCCTTGCCAGCCTGCTCCAGATCATGCTCGGCTTCTACATCACCTGCCTGATCTTCGTGCTGGTGATCCTGGGCCTGGTGCTGAAGGTCGGCACCGGCGTCAACATCCTGCGGCTGCTGCGCTACCTGGGCCGCGAGTTCCTGCTCATCGTGTCCACCTCGTCGTCGGAGTCCGCGCTCCCCCGCCTGGTGGCGAAGATGGAGCACCTCGGCGTGTCCAGGCCGGTCGTCGGCATCACCGTGCCGACGGGGTACTCGTTCAACCTGGACGGCACGGCCATCTACCTGACCATGGCGTCGATCTTCATCGCGGACGCCATGGGCACACCGCTGGCGATCGGCGAGCAGATCTCGCTGCTGCTGTTCATGATCATCGCCTCGAAGGGCGCCGCGGGCGTCAGCGGCGCGGGCATCGCCACGCTGGCGGGCGGCCTCCAGGCGCACCGGCCGGACCTGCTCGACGGCGTCGGCCTGATCGTCGGCATCGACCGGTTCATGTCCGAGGCCCGCGCCCTGACGAACTTCGCGGGCAACGCGGTCGCCACCGTCCTCATCGGCAACTGGGTCGGCGAGTTCGACAAGGACCACGCCGAACGGGTGCTCAGCGGCGCGGAGCCGTTCGACGAGGACACGATGCTCGACCGCGAGGGCGACAAACCGGGGGACCAGCCCGAAGAGGTGACCGCCGAACGGGTGTGA
- a CDS encoding general stress protein — MTAFMQSPSTVNIPTLPEGWPIASYNTYQEAQRAVDHLADSAFPVQGITIVGVDPMLVERVAGRLTWGKVLGSAAASGAWLGLFVGLLLSLFTPGAGVAPIIIGLVGGIAFGLATSAARYAATRGQRDFVSTSQVVARRYDVLSIPANAQRGRDMLATLAMKGPQAA; from the coding sequence ATGACAGCGTTCATGCAGTCCCCGTCGACGGTGAACATCCCGACGCTGCCCGAGGGATGGCCGATCGCTTCGTACAACACCTACCAGGAGGCGCAGCGCGCGGTGGACCACCTCGCCGACAGCGCCTTCCCCGTGCAGGGCATCACCATCGTCGGCGTCGACCCGATGCTGGTCGAACGGGTCGCGGGCAGGCTGACCTGGGGCAAGGTCCTCGGCAGCGCGGCCGCCTCCGGCGCGTGGCTCGGCCTGTTCGTCGGCCTGCTGCTCAGCCTGTTCACGCCGGGCGCGGGCGTCGCGCCGATCATCATCGGCCTGGTCGGCGGCATCGCGTTCGGACTGGCCACCTCGGCCGCCCGCTACGCCGCGACGCGGGGCCAGCGCGACTTCGTCTCGACCAGCCAGGTCGTCGCCCGCCGCTACGACGTGCTGAGCATCCCGGCCAACGCCCAGCGCGGCCGCGACATGCTCGCCACCCTCGCGATGAAGGGCCCGCAGGCGGCGTGA
- a CDS encoding DUF58 domain-containing protein → MRLTARGTGTLVLGLVLAALGLWWRYPGVAGFGFALVLLVVAGVVSVRTTAPVEASRSVRPRTVQRLAGCTGRVELVNPGKRFPVVLDATDHVAGVATPVDVPMLAAGERAAVEYPIPTDRRGVLPVGPLTLHRRGFAGLAVARKVLGSVVDVRVVPRVLPVRGLPGGVRRGHVGADERVESGGTDLVGLREYVPGDDLRRLHWATTARTGTLMIREDADPALPHLAVVLDDGVAAYGDPVSFEDAVEVAASLVSAAVESGHPVRLLTSSGSVDVAVVDEPSAALAALADLEVTAVARPVALRDLDVVAVVCGADSDLPALLLEVGRAAFGVVLAVTEAAPVSAVGGVLVLRAPRADDLVAAWNAVVAR, encoded by the coding sequence GTGAGGTTGACCGCGCGCGGCACCGGAACCCTGGTGCTGGGCCTGGTTCTCGCCGCCCTCGGGCTGTGGTGGCGCTACCCCGGTGTGGCCGGATTCGGGTTCGCGCTGGTGCTGCTCGTGGTGGCGGGTGTGGTGTCGGTGCGCACGACCGCGCCGGTCGAGGCGTCCCGCAGCGTGCGGCCGCGGACCGTGCAGCGGCTGGCCGGGTGCACCGGGCGGGTCGAGCTGGTGAACCCCGGCAAGCGCTTCCCCGTCGTGCTGGACGCGACGGACCACGTGGCCGGTGTGGCGACGCCGGTCGACGTGCCGATGCTGGCGGCCGGTGAACGGGCGGCCGTCGAGTACCCGATCCCGACCGACCGCCGCGGTGTGCTGCCGGTGGGCCCGTTGACGTTGCACCGCAGGGGTTTCGCCGGTCTCGCGGTCGCCAGGAAGGTGCTCGGGTCGGTGGTCGACGTCCGCGTCGTGCCCCGCGTGCTCCCGGTCCGCGGCCTGCCCGGCGGGGTGCGCCGCGGCCACGTGGGGGCGGACGAGCGGGTCGAGAGCGGCGGCACGGACCTGGTGGGGCTGCGGGAGTACGTGCCCGGTGACGACCTGCGTCGGCTGCACTGGGCCACGACGGCCCGCACCGGGACGTTGATGATCCGCGAGGACGCCGACCCGGCCCTGCCGCACCTGGCCGTGGTGCTGGACGACGGCGTCGCGGCGTACGGCGACCCGGTGTCGTTCGAGGACGCGGTCGAGGTGGCCGCGTCGCTGGTGAGCGCGGCGGTGGAGAGCGGGCACCCGGTGCGGCTGCTGACGTCGTCGGGCTCGGTGGACGTGGCCGTGGTGGACGAGCCGTCGGCCGCGCTGGCCGCGTTGGCGGACCTGGAGGTCACGGCGGTGGCCCGGCCGGTGGCGTTGCGGGACCTGGACGTGGTGGCGGTGGTGTGCGGGGCGGACTCCGACCTGCCCGCGCTGCTGCTGGAGGTCGGCCGGGCGGCGTTCGGCGTCGTGCTGGCCGTGACCGAGGCGGCCCCGGTGTCGGCGGTCGGCGGGGTGCTGGTGCTGCGGGCGCCTCGGGCGGACGACCTGGTGGCCGCGTGGAACGCGGTGGTGGCGCGATGA
- a CDS encoding cytochrome P450, producing the protein MHPSDRVVTITAEFKADAPARYAELRALGPVHRSRFSTGIEGWLVVGHDAALDALVHPALVKNSAPSQDKLDAANYTNDRPGIGLGGNMLVSDPPDHTRLRKLVAGAFSPARTRQLGPRVQQIADHLIDELAPKGEVDLVEAFTAPLPVAVISELLGVPTTDRANFRAWSSLSLGAPSTAQREAALNLNHYLADLIATKRHSPADDLLSALVAVHDEDDGRLNEVELVGTAVLLVVAGHETTVNLLGNTVVALLHNPTQADLLRTNPDLVPGAVEEFLRYDSSVEHATPRYATEDLVLAGTPITRGDVVMVALSSASRDMPVPHQGDPAKLDVTRKGVRHLSFGHGIHYCLGAPLARLEMTTALTTLLHRIPDLRAAVPLNELTWIPSGIMRGPLALPVRFTSHQQ; encoded by the coding sequence ATGCACCCGTCAGACCGGGTCGTGACCATCACGGCCGAGTTCAAGGCCGACGCGCCCGCCCGCTACGCCGAGCTGCGCGCACTGGGCCCGGTGCACCGCTCCCGGTTCTCCACCGGCATCGAGGGCTGGCTGGTCGTCGGCCACGACGCCGCCCTCGACGCCCTCGTGCACCCCGCCCTGGTCAAGAACTCCGCTCCCTCGCAGGACAAGCTCGACGCCGCCAACTACACCAACGACCGCCCCGGCATCGGCCTCGGCGGCAACATGCTGGTGTCCGACCCACCCGACCACACCCGCCTGCGCAAACTCGTCGCCGGCGCGTTCAGCCCCGCCCGCACCCGCCAACTCGGCCCGCGCGTGCAGCAGATCGCCGACCACCTCATCGACGAACTCGCGCCCAAAGGCGAGGTCGACCTGGTCGAGGCGTTCACCGCCCCGCTACCGGTCGCCGTGATCTCCGAACTGCTCGGCGTGCCCACGACCGACCGCGCGAACTTCCGCGCCTGGAGCTCCCTCAGCCTGGGCGCCCCCTCGACAGCCCAACGCGAAGCCGCCCTCAACCTCAACCACTACCTCGCCGACCTGATCGCCACCAAACGCCACTCCCCCGCCGACGACCTGCTGTCCGCACTCGTCGCCGTGCACGACGAGGACGACGGCAGGCTCAACGAGGTCGAACTGGTCGGCACCGCCGTACTGCTCGTCGTCGCAGGCCACGAAACCACCGTCAACCTGCTCGGCAACACCGTCGTCGCCCTGCTCCACAACCCGACCCAGGCCGACCTCCTGCGCACGAACCCCGACCTGGTCCCCGGCGCCGTCGAGGAATTCCTCCGCTACGACTCATCCGTGGAACACGCCACCCCCAGGTACGCCACCGAAGACCTGGTGCTCGCCGGCACCCCCATCACCCGCGGCGACGTCGTCATGGTCGCCCTCTCCTCAGCCAGCCGCGACATGCCCGTACCGCACCAGGGCGACCCGGCCAAGTTGGACGTCACCCGCAAGGGCGTCCGCCACCTCTCCTTCGGTCACGGGATCCACTACTGCCTGGGCGCCCCACTGGCCCGCCTTGAGATGACCACCGCCCTGACCACCCTGCTGCACCGCATTCCCGACCTGCGAGCAGCGGTACCACTGAACGAACTGACCTGGATCCCCAGCGGCATCATGCGCGGCCCACTCGCACTACCGGTCCGCTTCACGTCGCACCAGCAATAG
- a CDS encoding YciI family protein — protein MAKYLLLKHYRGAPAAVNDVPMDRWTQEEISAHMRYMQDFADRLEKTGEFVDGQALSPEGVFVRYDGEGRPPVTDGPFAETKDLIAGWMVIDVDSYERAVELAGELSAAPGAGGKPIHEWLELRPFLTAPPTITE, from the coding sequence ATGGCGAAGTACCTGTTGCTCAAGCACTACCGCGGCGCGCCGGCGGCGGTCAACGACGTGCCGATGGACCGGTGGACGCAGGAGGAGATCTCCGCGCACATGAGGTACATGCAGGACTTCGCGGACCGGCTGGAGAAGACCGGTGAGTTCGTGGACGGTCAGGCGTTGTCGCCGGAGGGGGTGTTCGTCCGGTACGACGGCGAGGGACGGCCGCCGGTGACCGATGGCCCGTTCGCGGAGACGAAGGACCTGATCGCGGGGTGGATGGTGATCGACGTGGACAGCTATGAGCGCGCCGTCGAGCTGGCGGGGGAGCTGTCGGCCGCGCCGGGGGCCGGGGGGAAGCCGATCCACGAGTGGCTGGAGCTGCGCCCGTTCCTGACGGCGCCGCCGACGATCACGGAGTGA
- a CDS encoding AAA family ATPase, translating to MESTAIDENGIAAFRVLHGRLGDAVETAVRGKREVVDLVLVSMFAGGHVLLEDVPGTGKTTLARAVAGALGGVSRRVQFTPDLLPSDVTGTSVFDPQTAEVRFRPGPVFANVVLADEINRAAAKTQSALLEVMEEHTVTVDGVGHVVPAPFLVVATQNPIDLDGTYRLPEAQLDRFMIRISIGYPDAEHELDVLRPGSGAGRVAGVPTVSNPHEVASFGQRLGTLHVADPILRYIGELGTATRADSRLRLGASTRGLRALVRCAQVHAAARGRHFVVPGDVQELAVPVLAHRLVLTREALLAGTTTEEVLAEVLSSVAVPRPEAR from the coding sequence CTGGAGAGCACGGCGATCGACGAGAACGGGATCGCGGCGTTCCGCGTCCTGCACGGGCGGCTCGGCGACGCCGTCGAGACCGCGGTGCGCGGCAAGCGCGAGGTGGTCGACCTGGTGCTGGTGTCGATGTTCGCGGGCGGCCACGTGCTGCTCGAGGACGTGCCCGGCACCGGCAAGACGACGTTGGCGCGCGCCGTGGCCGGCGCGCTCGGCGGGGTGTCGCGGCGGGTCCAGTTCACCCCGGACCTGCTGCCGTCCGACGTCACCGGCACGTCGGTGTTCGACCCGCAGACCGCCGAGGTCCGGTTCCGGCCGGGCCCGGTGTTCGCGAACGTGGTGCTGGCCGACGAGATCAACCGCGCGGCGGCGAAGACCCAGTCCGCGCTGCTGGAGGTGATGGAGGAGCACACGGTCACCGTCGACGGCGTCGGCCACGTGGTGCCCGCGCCGTTCCTCGTCGTGGCCACGCAGAACCCGATCGACCTCGACGGCACCTACCGGCTGCCCGAGGCGCAGCTGGACCGGTTCATGATCCGGATCTCCATCGGCTACCCCGACGCCGAGCACGAGCTGGACGTGCTGAGGCCCGGCAGCGGCGCCGGTCGGGTCGCGGGCGTGCCCACCGTGTCGAACCCGCACGAGGTCGCGTCCTTCGGGCAGCGGCTGGGCACGCTGCACGTGGCGGACCCGATCCTGCGCTACATCGGCGAGCTGGGCACCGCGACCAGGGCGGACTCCCGGCTGCGGCTGGGCGCGAGCACCCGCGGGCTGCGCGCGCTGGTGAGGTGCGCGCAGGTCCACGCGGCCGCGCGCGGCAGGCACTTCGTGGTCCCCGGTGACGTGCAGGAGCTGGCCGTTCCCGTGCTGGCGCACCGGTTGGTGCTCACGCGGGAGGCGCTGCTGGCCGGGACGACCACCGAGGAGGTGCTGGCCGAGGTGCTGTCCTCCGTGGCGGTCCCCCGGCCGGAAGCCCGGTGA
- a CDS encoding NAD(+)/NADH kinase, with translation MTEIGAVGLVLHPRRDCAQVIGTMVDWARSRDIELFGVESEVERAKGAVSSIGAEDLAGRVDLLVSLGGDGTMLRAMRLGIPDRTPVLGVNLGKLGFLAEIDPPELNDALCAIDEHRFTTEARSGLRAVTEGKDAIAFNDVALVRVPGNGMTAVRLHVEGHPFVSYSADAVVVATPTGSTAYSFSAGGPIISPRAEGLLITPVAPHSTFNRAVFLSGGEKLALEITGSEVGVEADGQLIGYVGAGTVIDIEVLPAAAQVVRLGRTTFYQRAQRKFGLSGFTTQNEV, from the coding sequence ATGACGGAGATCGGTGCGGTGGGTCTCGTTCTGCACCCGCGCAGGGACTGCGCCCAGGTGATCGGCACCATGGTCGACTGGGCGCGGTCCCGTGACATCGAGCTGTTCGGCGTCGAGTCCGAGGTGGAGCGCGCCAAGGGCGCGGTCTCCTCGATCGGCGCCGAAGACCTCGCGGGCCGGGTCGACCTGCTGGTCAGCCTCGGCGGTGACGGCACCATGCTCCGCGCGATGCGCCTCGGCATCCCGGACCGGACGCCGGTCCTCGGCGTGAACCTGGGCAAGCTCGGGTTCCTCGCGGAGATCGACCCGCCGGAGCTGAACGACGCCCTGTGCGCCATCGACGAGCACCGCTTCACCACCGAGGCCCGCTCCGGGCTGAGGGCCGTCACCGAGGGCAAGGACGCCATCGCTTTCAACGACGTGGCCCTGGTCCGGGTGCCGGGGAACGGGATGACGGCCGTTCGGCTGCACGTGGAGGGGCACCCGTTCGTCAGCTACTCGGCTGACGCGGTGGTCGTGGCGACTCCGACCGGTTCGACCGCGTACAGCTTCAGTGCCGGTGGTCCGATCATCTCGCCGCGGGCGGAGGGGTTGTTGATCACGCCGGTGGCGCCGCACTCGACGTTCAACCGGGCGGTGTTCCTGTCGGGCGGGGAGAAGCTCGCGCTGGAGATCACGGGTAGTGAGGTGGGTGTGGAGGCGGACGGCCAGCTCATCGGGTACGTGGGGGCGGGGACTGTGATCGACATCGAGGTACTGCCCGCGGCGGCGCAGGTGGTTCGGTTGGGGCGGACGACGTTCTACCAGCGGGCTCAGCGGAAGTTCGGGCTCAGCGGGTTCACGACGCAGAACGAGGTCTGA
- a CDS encoding iron-siderophore ABC transporter substrate-binding protein, whose amino-acid sequence MKRAAIGLLTVLLTASLAACGSASTPETGGTSSTAGSAFPVTVDTMFGEVKVEKAPTRVVALGWSDAETALALGVQPVGASDWLAFGGEGVGPWAKGLYEKAPTILGTQELSFEAVAALQPDLILNTRSNLDAKTNETLSKIAPTIAAPKDVIPYGTTWRQQTEMVSKALGKPDKGEELIANVEKEFKDAATFSGKTAVVGTYFGNQYGAYVPGDGRVDFMKELGFGTKKEIDSLAKGTFYVEISTEQLGLLDADLTVVFPIGADASVLRADQVLNNIPSAKAGHLVILDDKALSDAFSSGSTLGVSYAIKNAVPLFTAALRK is encoded by the coding sequence ATGAAGCGCGCCGCCATCGGGCTACTGACAGTCCTCCTGACCGCCTCACTGGCCGCCTGCGGCAGTGCCTCGACCCCGGAGACCGGTGGTACGTCCTCGACCGCGGGTTCCGCGTTCCCGGTGACCGTCGACACCATGTTCGGCGAGGTCAAGGTGGAGAAGGCCCCCACCCGCGTCGTCGCGCTCGGCTGGTCGGACGCGGAGACCGCGCTGGCGCTGGGCGTGCAGCCCGTCGGCGCGAGCGACTGGCTGGCCTTCGGCGGCGAGGGCGTCGGCCCGTGGGCGAAGGGCCTGTACGAGAAGGCGCCGACCATCCTCGGCACGCAGGAGCTGAGCTTCGAGGCCGTGGCGGCGCTCCAACCCGACCTGATCCTCAACACCCGGTCGAACCTGGACGCGAAGACCAACGAGACGCTGTCGAAGATCGCCCCGACCATCGCCGCGCCGAAGGACGTCATCCCCTACGGCACGACCTGGCGCCAGCAGACGGAGATGGTCTCCAAGGCGCTCGGCAAGCCCGACAAGGGCGAGGAGCTGATCGCGAACGTCGAGAAGGAGTTCAAGGACGCCGCGACGTTCTCGGGCAAGACCGCCGTGGTCGGCACCTACTTCGGCAACCAGTACGGCGCCTACGTGCCCGGTGACGGCCGGGTGGACTTCATGAAGGAGCTGGGCTTCGGCACCAAGAAGGAGATCGACTCCCTGGCCAAGGGCACGTTCTACGTGGAGATCTCCACCGAGCAGCTCGGCCTGCTCGACGCCGACCTGACCGTGGTGTTCCCGATCGGCGCCGACGCGTCCGTGCTGCGGGCCGACCAGGTGCTCAACAACATCCCCTCGGCCAAGGCCGGGCACCTCGTCATCCTCGACGACAAGGCCCTGTCGGACGCGTTCTCGAGCGGGTCGACCCTCGGCGTCTCCTACGCGATCAAGAACGCGGTCCCCCTGTTCACCGCAGCATTGCGGAAGTAA